The Geomonas ferrireducens genome includes a window with the following:
- a CDS encoding sigma-54-dependent transcriptional regulator encodes MTAKLLILDDDHDILLMLKTIFAGEEYELLLESDSEGALKRIIADRPNVAIMDISLPQKSGIEVLKEAKKIDPGLAVIMATGYKTTQNAIEAMKHGAFDYVTKPFDMNKLKGAVKKALECNLLSRKVRYTKERAQVEEDLTEDLMIGSSPEMIEIWKMVGTVADSDATVLIQGESGTGKELLARAIYNNSRRKNRPFLAVNCAALPEALLESELFGHEKGAFTDAHSRRIGKFEQCNGGTIFLDEIGEMSLANQGKFLRVLENQEFERVGGNETIKVDVRVIAATNRSLLNCVKEKSFRMDLFYRLRVVNFFLPPLKDRAEDIPLLVDLFVKKFSKKYGKNVKGVAPETMALLTNHQFDGNIRELKNVINSAVVFCRGDILVPGDFESFLTAKAGFKEVDLEAAGDDYYEVFWSMLEPVFDGICQKNKGAIYESVNMGLEKALIHMAMEKSNNNQVFAAKLLGISRNTLRDRLEKYRIGMVAEA; translated from the coding sequence ATGACCGCAAAACTGCTTATCCTGGATGACGATCACGACATCCTGCTCATGCTTAAGACCATCTTCGCCGGCGAGGAGTACGAACTCCTGCTGGAAAGCGACAGCGAAGGGGCCTTGAAGCGCATCATAGCCGATCGTCCCAACGTTGCCATCATGGACATAAGCCTCCCGCAGAAATCGGGCATCGAGGTGCTCAAGGAGGCGAAGAAGATCGATCCCGGCCTCGCGGTGATCATGGCCACCGGCTACAAGACCACCCAGAACGCCATCGAGGCGATGAAGCACGGCGCTTTCGACTACGTCACCAAACCTTTCGACATGAACAAGCTGAAGGGGGCGGTGAAAAAGGCCCTGGAGTGCAACCTCTTGAGCCGCAAGGTGCGCTATACGAAGGAGCGCGCCCAGGTGGAGGAGGACCTCACCGAGGACCTGATGATCGGCTCGTCGCCTGAGATGATCGAGATCTGGAAGATGGTCGGAACGGTGGCCGATTCGGATGCCACCGTCCTCATCCAGGGTGAATCCGGCACCGGCAAGGAGCTCCTCGCCCGCGCCATCTACAACAACTCCCGTCGCAAGAACCGCCCCTTCCTGGCGGTGAACTGCGCGGCGCTCCCCGAGGCGCTGCTTGAGTCCGAACTTTTCGGCCACGAGAAAGGTGCCTTCACCGACGCCCACTCCCGCCGCATCGGCAAGTTCGAACAGTGCAACGGCGGCACCATCTTCCTCGACGAGATCGGCGAGATGAGCCTCGCGAACCAGGGGAAATTCCTCCGCGTCCTAGAGAACCAGGAGTTCGAGAGGGTGGGTGGCAACGAGACCATCAAGGTCGACGTCCGCGTCATCGCCGCCACCAACCGCAGCCTCTTGAATTGCGTGAAGGAGAAGTCCTTCAGGATGGACCTTTTCTACCGTTTGCGCGTTGTTAACTTTTTCCTGCCGCCCCTGAAGGATCGGGCCGAAGACATACCGCTGCTGGTCGACCTCTTCGTCAAAAAGTTCTCCAAGAAGTACGGCAAGAACGTGAAAGGGGTGGCGCCGGAGACCATGGCGCTTCTTACCAACCACCAGTTCGATGGGAACATCAGGGAGCTGAAGAACGTCATCAACTCGGCGGTGGTATTCTGCCGCGGCGACATCCTCGTCCCGGGGGACTTCGAATCCTTCCTCACCGCCAAGGCGGGCTTCAAGGAGGTCGATCTCGAGGCGGCGGGCGACGACTACTACGAGGTGTTCTGGAGCATGCTGGAGCCGGTGTTCGACGGCATCTGCCAGAAGAACAAGGGTGCCATCTACGAGAGCGTCAACATGGGGCTCGAGAAGGCGCTCATCCACATGGCGATGGAGAAGAGCAACAACAATCAGGTGTTCGCCGCCAAGCTTTTGGGGATCAGCCGCAACACGCTGCGCGACCGCCTGGAAAAGTACCGGATCGGGATGGTTGCGGAGGCGTAA